Below is a genomic region from Delftia tsuruhatensis.
CTGGGCAGCGGATTCGCCATCGGCTTCGCCGGGCCCAGCGTGCTGATCAGCTATGCCATCGGCGCGGTGATATCGCTGCTGCTCATGGGTTGCCTGGCCGAGATGACGGTGGCCCACCCGACCTCCGGCTCCTTCGGCGCCTATGCCGAGCACTACGTCAGCCCGCTGGCCGGATTCGTGGTGCGCTATGCCTACTGGGCCTGCGTGGTGCTGGCCGTGGGCACCGAAGTGACGGCCGTGGGCCTGTACATGGGCTACTGGTTCCCCGAGGTGCCGCGCTGGGCCTGGGTGGTCATCTTCTCGGGCGCGCTGATCGGCGTGAACATGATGAGCGTCAAGGCCTTCGGCGCCGTGGAGTACAGCTTCTCCATGGTCAAGATCGTCGCCATCGCGGCCTTCATCGTGATCGGCGCCTGGGTGGTCTTCGGCGCGCGCCCCGAGGGCGTGGGCTTTGCCAACTATGTCGACAACGGCGGCTTCTTTCCCAAGGGCCTGTGGGGCACCTGGGTGGGCGTGATCATCGCCATCTTCAGCTACCTGAGCATCGAGATGATCGCCGTGGCCGCGGGCGAGGCCAAGGACCCGCAGCGCGCCGTCACCAGCGCCTTCCGCTCGACCATGGTGCGCCTGGTGGTGTTCTACCTGGCCACCATCGCGCTGATGCTGGCCATCGTGCCCTGGGCCGCGGCCGGCAAGGAGGGCAGCCCCTTCGTCAAGGTGATGGAGATCATCGGCCTGCCCGGTGCCGCCAGCGTGGTCAACTTCGTGGTGCTGGTGGCCGCCCTGTCGGCCATGAACAGCCAGCTCTACATCACCACCCGCATGATGTTCAGCCTCTCGCGCGCCGGCCATGCGCCCGCCGTGCTGGGCCGCGTGAATGCACGCGGCGTGCCGCTGCCCGCGCTGCTGCTGTCCTGCCTGGGCATCGCCGTGGCCACCCTGTTCAACATCATCAACCCCGAGCAATCCTTCATGCTGATGATGGCCGTGGCCATGTTCGGCGCCATGTTCACCTGGTTCATGATTTTCGTGACCCACCTGTTCTTTCGCAGGCGCTGGGTGCGCCAGGGCAACGCGCCGCTGGCCTTTCGCATGTGGGGCTTTCCCGTGCTGACCCTGCTGGGCGCGGGCCTGATGCTGGCCGCCCTGGTGTCCACGCTGTTCACCGACGTGTTCCGCCTGACCGTGCTGACCGGCCTGCCCTTCCTGCTGCTGCTGGTCGCCGCCTATGCGCTGTGGTATCGCAAGCCGCCAGCGCAGCTTGCACCCCAGGGCCGGTGAGGCCGGCCCGCCTGTTCCACCTTCCCATCTTTCCGTGACCGATCTGCCTGGCAGACATTTCCCATGACGACACCCAAGACCTCCCTGTTCCACCATGTCCCGCCCTACCCGGGCGATCCCATCCTGTCGCTGATGGAGGCCTTCCAGCAGGATC
It encodes:
- a CDS encoding amino acid permease, yielding MPAFEDIVQREAGLQQQLSAGQMTMIAIGGAVGTGLFLGSGFAIGFAGPSVLISYAIGAVISLLLMGCLAEMTVAHPTSGSFGAYAEHYVSPLAGFVVRYAYWACVVLAVGTEVTAVGLYMGYWFPEVPRWAWVVIFSGALIGVNMMSVKAFGAVEYSFSMVKIVAIAAFIVIGAWVVFGARPEGVGFANYVDNGGFFPKGLWGTWVGVIIAIFSYLSIEMIAVAAGEAKDPQRAVTSAFRSTMVRLVVFYLATIALMLAIVPWAAAGKEGSPFVKVMEIIGLPGAASVVNFVVLVAALSAMNSQLYITTRMMFSLSRAGHAPAVLGRVNARGVPLPALLLSCLGIAVATLFNIINPEQSFMLMMAVAMFGAMFTWFMIFVTHLFFRRRWVRQGNAPLAFRMWGFPVLTLLGAGLMLAALVSTLFTDVFRLTVLTGLPFLLLLVAAYALWYRKPPAQLAPQGR